Genomic segment of Rhodococcus sp. W8901:
AGGTGCATGACGACATTGCCCTTGCAGTCCGCGGCACCGCGCCCGTACCACCGGCCCTCGCGCTCGGTGAGTTCGAACGGCGGCGTCGCCCACAGCGCCTCGTCGCCCGCAGGCTGGACGTCGTAGTGGCTGTAGAGCAGCACCGTCGGCGCACCCTCGGGTCCCGGCTGATGCCCGACGACCGCGCGGGAACCGTCGGACGTCCCGATCAGTTCGACGTGGCCGATCCCGGCCGCCCGGAAGGCGTCGGCGACCCAGTTCGCGGCGGCGGCGCACTGCTCGGGCGGGGCCTGCCTCGGATCCGCGATGGACCGCAATGCCACGAGCGCGGCGAGTTCGTCACGCGCGGTCGGCATCAGCTCCCGAACCCGGGCCCGGATCTCGTCCGACTTCTGCACCACCACGGCCACCTCCAGCATTCTCGACGCGTCGCATCCGAGCCTACGAGCCGGAGACGGCCGACGTGGCGTACTGCCGCTAGGTGTCGTACTGCGCCACGAGACGTTCGACGCCATCGAGGAGCAGCGACAGCGCGAACCGGAAATCGGCGTCCTGCCAATCGACGTCGTCCTCCGCGAACGCACCGCTGTCCAGCGCCGACATCAGGGCCGGAAACTGCGCCGGGTCGAGGACCCTCGGCAGGATGCTGGCGTAGTTGTCCGCTTCCGCGTCGGGGACCAGATCGATGGTGAACCGGGCCCGGCCGATGACGTGTACCGAGACGTTCAGCGCAACCTGCACCTTGAGCGGCTCGGGCAGCGCCGTCGATGCCAGAGTTCCGAGAGCAGCCTCGAGCCACGCGATGTTGTTCGGCCCGAGAGGGGCCCCGCTGATCGGCAGGTGCAGCCACCACCGGTGGCGCATGAGCGTGTCGTACTCGGCGCGCGCCCACACCTCGAGCCCCTCCCGCCACGACAGCTCCGGCGGAATCGTCGGCGGCGGGCCGATGACGCGATCGGAGATCAACTCGAGCAGTTCGTCCTTGCTCTCGACGTACCGGTACAGCGACATCGTGGTGAAGCCCAGACGCTTGGCGACCCGCGCCATCGACAGCGCCGCCACGCCCTCGTCGTCGGCGAGTTCGATGGCGGCATCGAGGATCTCGCTCACGCTCAGGCCCCGCTTGGGGCCACGGCTGCCGGCTTCGCCCAGTCCCCAGGCGAGTTCGACGATCCGAGGCAGCGCCGCGCCCTCAGTGGTCTCCATCCGCGTCACCGCTCCTCTCTCGAGCCGACTCTTGCGCTCATCCTAA
This window contains:
- a CDS encoding TetR/AcrR family transcriptional regulator → METTEGAALPRIVELAWGLGEAGSRGPKRGLSVSEILDAAIELADDEGVAALSMARVAKRLGFTTMSLYRYVESKDELLELISDRVIGPPPTIPPELSWREGLEVWARAEYDTLMRHRWWLHLPISGAPLGPNNIAWLEAALGTLASTALPEPLKVQVALNVSVHVIGRARFTIDLVPDAEADNYASILPRVLDPAQFPALMSALDSGAFAEDDVDWQDADFRFALSLLLDGVERLVAQYDT